One genomic region from Eublepharis macularius isolate TG4126 chromosome 18, MPM_Emac_v1.0, whole genome shotgun sequence encodes:
- the LOC129345261 gene encoding sodium/nucleoside cotransporter 2-like → MEEIRISPGGAGQGLDTERNPETAEQPLTQGERSAQFNAFLIRICSPLSKACDFCQAHAEILHKIFLGLLIAAYLAYFIAACWLDFQRALGLFVLTCLAIFLMAYNLVQKWWGVHIIQLLSPVGKCFRSTWPWLKWAFYLLIPVSLITLLVLDVSQRKEQLVSLGGFSVLVLALFLCSRHHSAVSWRTVFWGLGLQFLLGVFIIRTKPGFLAFQWLGKQISIFLGYTRAGSSFVFGDRLINESFAFLALPIIVFFSCVTSILYYLGVIQWVIFKISWLLQITMNTSTTESLSVAGNVFLGMTEALLLIHPYLSELTSSEIHAVMAGGFSTIAGSVMGAYISFGVDASSLIAASVMAAPCALAMAKLVYPEVEESKFRNMENVTITAGEERNVIEAASNGAAISVGMVANIAANLIAFLAMLAFINAVLAWLGHMVNVPGLSFELICSYVLVPVAFLLGASWDDAPIVAELLGIKLFLNEFVAYQQLATYKKHRLDGWPEWGRAKKQWISVRAEIISTFALCGFANLGSTGIMLGALTSLVPQRKSEFSSIILWSLLTGTCVSLINACIAGILYVPREDVTDCPALFRTANLSSTSYSIYLCCQGLFSSTSLATDGSFSFSGTWQNQDANATATRLQQCCGHYKAVVCGKP, encoded by the exons ATGGAAGAAATCAGGATTTCACCTGGGGGAGCTGGCCAGGGCTTG GATACAGAGAGAAACCCTGAAACGGCTGAGCAACCTCTGACCCAAGGAGAAAGGAGTGCACAGTTCAATGCATTCCTGATCAG GATCTGTAGCCCCCTTTCAAAGGCATGTGACTTTTGTCAGGCGCACGCTGAGATACTGCACAAGATCTTCTTGGGCCTTCTCATTGCAG CTTATCTGGCGTACTTCATCGCGGCCTGTTGGCTGGACTTCCAGCGGGCCTTAGGTCTGTTTGTTTTAACGTGCCTGGCCATCTTTCTCATGGCCTATAACTTGGTGCAGAAATGGTGGGGGGTGCACATCATCCAGCTGTTAAGCCCAGTTGGGAAATGCTTCCGGAGcacctggccctggttgaaatg GGCATTTTATCTGCTCATTCCAGTCAGCCTCATCACACTCCTGGTTCTAGATGTGTCCCAAAGGAAAGAGCAGTTGGTGTCGCTGGGTGGCTTCAGTGTGTTGGTCCTGGCTCTCTTCCTCTGTTCCAGACACCATAGTGCT GTATcctggagaactgtgttctggGGGCTTGGCCTGCAGTTTCTCCTTGGAGTCTTCATCATCCGGACAAAGCCTGGATTTCTGGCTTTCCAATGGCTTGGCAAACAGATCTCG ATATTCCTTGGTTATACCCGGGCCGGTTCCAGTTTCGTCTTTGGGGACAGACTGATCAATGAATCTTTTGCCTTTCTG GCTTTACCCATCATTGTCTTCTTCAGCTGCGTAACGTCTATTCTCTACTACCTGGGGGTCATACAGTGGGTGATCTTTAAG ATCTCTTGGCTGCTGCAAATTACCATGAACACAAGCACCACTGAGTCGCTGAGCGTGGCAGGGAACGTGTTTTTGGGAATG ACAGAGGCTCTGCTGCTTATCCATCCCTACTTGTCAGAATTGACAAGCTCAGAAATCCACGCTGTGATggctggtggcttttccactaTTGCTGGCAGCGTGATGGGTGCCTACATTTCATTTGGG GTAGACGCCTCATCCTTGATCGCAGCATCAGTGATGGCCGCACCCTGTGCTTTGGCAATGGCAAAACTTGTCTATCCAGAAGTGGAAGAGTCCAAGTTCCGGAATATGGAGAATGTGACTATTACCGCTGG GGAGGAGCGGAATGTTATAGAAGCCGCCAGCAACGGGGCTGCGATTTCCGTGGGGATGGTGGCTAACATTGCAGCCAACCTCATCGCTTTCCTGGCTATGCTAGCTTTCATCAACGCCGTACTGGCTTGGTTGGGACACATGGTCAATGTACCAGGACTCTCTTTTGAG CTGATCTGCTCCTATGTGCTGGTGCCCGTGGCGTTCTTATTAGGGGCCAGCTGGGATGATGCACCCATCGTAGCTGAGCTGCTGGGCATCAAGCTCTTCTTGAATGAGTTTGTGGCCTATCAGCAACTGGCCACTTACAAAAAGCACCGGCTGGACGGATGGCCTGAGTGGGGGAGGGCAAAGAAGCAGTGGATTTCG GTGAGAGCCGAAATCATTTCAACATTTGCGCTCTGCGGATTTGCCAATCTGGGCTCTACTGGAATCATGCTGGGAGCCTTAA CATCCCTGGTGCCACAGCGCAAAAGTGAATTTTCTAGCATCATCCTGTGGTCTTTACTCACCGGAACTTGCGTTTCTCTCATCAATGCATGCATTGCAG GGATCCTGTATGTGCCCAGAGAAGATGTGACTGATTGCCCAGCCCTCTTCAGAACAGCCAACCTCAGTTCCACCAGCTACTCAATCTATCTTTGCTGCCAAGGCTTGTTTTCCAG CACCTCCTTGGCAACAGACGGCTCATTTTCCTTCTCCGGCACTTGGCAAAATCAGGATGCCAATGCTACCGCGACGCGTCTCCAGCAGTGCTGTGGTCACTATAAGGCCGTGGTGTGTGGCAAGCCGTAA